In Aequorivita sp. H23M31, a single window of DNA contains:
- a CDS encoding GLPGLI family protein, with the protein MLKHLYLTIIISLLACYGFAQQISGSAFYTSMYKEDEPKFDEEEMEDPLTQALAEQLKKGFLDEYELQFNQEESIFKKIPKLEKPDPNKGGISISMSLMGENEILYKNIKENKLINEKELYGKPFLIQDTIEIRDWKLSKESKTIGEYVCFKATYLPPSLSGDKDNEENSSTHSETKEEEIIAWYTPQIPVKNGPKNYGGLPGLILEVQEGKLIFLCTKIVLSPKEPMGIIKPSKGKKVSQKEFDAILEKKNEEMRENFKTRKRRE; encoded by the coding sequence ATGTTGAAGCACTTATACCTTACAATAATTATTTCACTCCTCGCCTGTTACGGATTCGCTCAACAAATAAGCGGTAGTGCTTTCTACACCTCCATGTATAAAGAAGATGAGCCAAAATTTGATGAGGAGGAGATGGAAGACCCCCTTACTCAGGCCCTTGCAGAACAATTAAAAAAGGGATTCCTTGATGAATATGAGCTCCAATTTAATCAAGAAGAATCCATTTTTAAGAAAATCCCAAAATTGGAAAAACCAGATCCAAATAAAGGAGGGATATCAATATCAATGTCCTTGATGGGAGAAAACGAAATTTTGTATAAGAATATAAAGGAAAACAAATTGATCAATGAAAAGGAATTATATGGAAAACCGTTTTTGATTCAAGATACCATTGAAATCAGGGATTGGAAATTGAGTAAGGAAAGCAAAACTATTGGAGAATACGTATGCTTTAAAGCTACTTATCTTCCTCCTAGCCTCAGCGGGGATAAGGATAATGAGGAGAATTCTTCAACTCACTCGGAAACCAAGGAAGAAGAGATTATTGCGTGGTACACTCCACAGATTCCCGTTAAAAATGGCCCCAAGAATTATGGTGGTTTGCCCGGCTTGATCTTGGAAGTACAGGAGGGAAAATTAATTTTTCTCTGTACAAAAATTGTACTAAGCCCCAAAGAACCAATGGGAATCATAAAACCATCCAAAGGGAAAAAAGTAAGCCAAAAAGAATTCGATGCCATTTTAGAGAAAAAGAATGAAGAAATGAGGGAAAACTTTAAAACCCGAAAACGGAGAGAGTAA
- a CDS encoding GLPGLI family protein — translation MKAFITLLFLIFSLQNFAQNISGQAYYQSKNALDFDVSDTKSQLSEDVKKTILDGMKSMLENTFILTFNKEESIYREEEKLDANPAYAGMKMMMGSFMPGPMYKNLKTGKMLEENEFFGKQFLVTDTIQKLDWKLEKESKQIGQYVVFKATAIKKIDPNDFLMARPKKKDSSANEAKDEKEKNADNKKNEIPDPMDMIEIPEEIEITAWYTPQIPVSNGPGEYGGLPGLIMELSFYKTTILCSKIVMNPKAAEKIEAPKKGKEVSREEYTKIVKEKTEELRENFRNMGGRRGSGF, via the coding sequence ATGAAAGCATTTATAACCTTGCTCTTCCTTATTTTTTCACTGCAAAACTTCGCCCAAAACATTAGTGGTCAGGCCTATTATCAATCTAAAAATGCATTGGACTTTGATGTTTCCGACACAAAATCGCAACTATCGGAGGATGTGAAAAAGACGATCCTCGACGGAATGAAAAGCATGCTGGAAAACACTTTTATCCTCACTTTCAATAAGGAAGAATCCATTTATAGGGAAGAAGAAAAACTAGATGCTAATCCCGCATACGCCGGAATGAAAATGATGATGGGCAGTTTTATGCCGGGACCGATGTATAAGAATCTCAAAACTGGTAAAATGCTGGAGGAAAACGAATTCTTCGGAAAGCAATTTTTGGTTACCGATACTATTCAGAAATTAGATTGGAAGCTTGAAAAGGAATCCAAACAAATTGGTCAATATGTGGTATTTAAAGCCACTGCTATCAAAAAAATAGACCCGAATGATTTCCTAATGGCACGACCCAAGAAAAAAGACTCATCGGCAAATGAGGCAAAAGATGAAAAAGAAAAAAACGCAGATAATAAGAAAAATGAAATCCCAGATCCTATGGATATGATCGAAATCCCAGAAGAGATTGAAATTACTGCCTGGTACACGCCACAAATCCCCGTTAGCAATGGTCCTGGAGAATATGGAGGACTTCCAGGATTGATAATGGAATTGAGCTTTTATAAAACCACGATTCTCTGTTCAAAAATTGTAATGAATCCGAAGGCGGCAGAAAAAATTGAAGCACCAAAAAAAGGAAAAGAAGTTTCCAGAGAGGAATACACTAAGATCGTAAAGGAAAAGACCGAAGAGCTCCGGGAGAATTTTAGGAATATGGGTGGTAGACGTGGAAGTGGATTCTAA
- a CDS encoding GLPGLI family protein — translation MKKIIPFLFIIFSISLSAQNISGKAYYKSNTNTGRDYSEMPEEKRLRLEKRDKELYEKTYILTFNNKESIFKEEETLKDPRTSAYMMGVFSAMRSYIIKSIFKNLETRRIIEEREFLGKKFLIDDTLTNIDWQLEKESKQIGEHIVFKATATIKVDLNDYRTQISTPQDSVETKNEGIFIATAWYTPQIPVSNGPDEYSGLPGLIMELNVGRTTFLCSKIILYNENKVKINPPKKGEVVTYEKFEKIVALKKEELEKN, via the coding sequence ATGAAAAAAATCATTCCCTTTCTATTTATAATTTTCTCAATCTCCCTTTCCGCCCAAAATATAAGCGGCAAGGCATATTATAAATCCAATACCAATACTGGCAGGGATTACAGTGAAATGCCGGAGGAAAAAAGACTTCGACTTGAAAAAAGGGATAAGGAGCTTTATGAGAAAACGTATATCCTTACCTTCAACAACAAAGAATCTATTTTCAAAGAAGAAGAAACCCTAAAAGATCCACGAACTTCAGCATATATGATGGGAGTTTTTTCAGCTATGAGAAGTTATATCATCAAAAGCATCTTTAAGAATCTGGAGACCAGGAGAATTATCGAAGAAAGGGAATTCTTGGGAAAAAAGTTTCTTATTGATGACACGCTGACAAATATAGATTGGCAACTAGAAAAAGAATCCAAACAAATTGGAGAGCATATTGTTTTTAAGGCCACCGCGACAATAAAAGTTGATTTGAATGATTACCGTACGCAAATTTCAACACCTCAAGATTCAGTAGAGACAAAAAATGAAGGGATTTTTATAGCGACTGCGTGGTACACTCCACAGATTCCAGTTTCAAATGGTCCTGACGAATATTCGGGATTACCGGGACTGATTATGGAACTCAATGTAGGACGAACAACCTTCCTATGTTCCAAAATTATTTTATATAATGAAAATAAAGTCAAAATTAATCCTCCCAAAAAAGGGGAAGTTGTCACTTATGAAAAATTTGAGAAGATTGTAGCCCTTAAAAAAGAGGAGTTAGAGAAGAATTAA
- a CDS encoding carboxypeptidase-like regulatory domain-containing protein, translating to MNKILFFLFTIFSLSLSAQSIKVRGTIKDSIGSPLEFANVIASIKSTGETESYGITNHEGRFQLDLPKGNTYVLRASFLGFQNAEKLVEVPDNAQNMQIDFILKEQENRLDDVELVYEMPVTIKGDTIVYNADSFTSGTERKLGDVLKKLPGVEVNKEGEIQVEGKTVQKVMVEGKDFFDGDSKLATKNIPADAVDKVEVLRNYNEVGQMRGLGNDQDNIAINIKLKEGKKNFWFGEVTGGAGIADDYGDENGRYLVHPKLFYYSPKYSINLITDFNNIGEVPFTFMDYFKFTGGFRNINRSGGTNFNISNSDLGFAMAQNDRAKAITAKFIAGNFSYAVNKKWDVSGFTILSDNKTDIVNSSIRQYNLQGITEKTDSENNQHSQLGMLKLSSRYKPSHNFQLDYDVLAKTSNQRQDDTTISISAGNQNDISGLKENKPLSINQNLNAYYTLNEKNIFAAQLQHLYQDEDPFYQAVQDINPFMGNPEIPDPVVLAERYNINQDKNVKSNKIDGKIDYYYVLNNLSNLNFTLGTTYSNQKFKSGIFQILDNGDTNPFVSDDFNNDVSYTFSDIFLGLHYKLKTGKFIITPGITLHNYNLKNEQFGTISSQNDWRILPDLNVILELKKSENLRFNYSISSEYSDVNNYAQAYVFNNYNRLFKGNRELENSLSHNYNLSYFSFNLFNYTNIHGRLNYSRRIDAIKNTTVFSGINQVSRPLNFDSNFPDETFSAYGSFSKRVKKIEFKLNANLYLSKVHNIINEEIRESESFTQNYTASIASNFRKFPNIEVGYTFIKNDYDNGGGNQTFFTNKPYAKLDMRFLKNFDFVADWDYYNYTNEEKSIKNTYSFLNANLYYQNGESPWEFSVRATNILNTKSLNNDSFSEQFTIASQYFVMPRIVMFVIKYDL from the coding sequence ATGAATAAAATCCTATTCTTCCTCTTCACAATATTTTCTCTTTCTCTTTCCGCCCAGAGTATCAAGGTAAGAGGAACTATCAAAGACAGTATCGGCAGTCCGTTGGAATTTGCCAATGTTATAGCCAGCATAAAATCTACTGGCGAAACAGAATCGTATGGCATCACCAACCACGAAGGTCGTTTTCAACTGGACCTTCCAAAAGGAAATACCTATGTTTTGAGAGCGAGTTTCTTGGGTTTCCAAAATGCGGAAAAGTTAGTTGAAGTTCCTGATAATGCCCAAAATATGCAAATCGATTTTATTCTTAAAGAACAAGAAAACCGATTGGATGATGTGGAACTTGTCTATGAAATGCCCGTTACTATCAAAGGAGACACGATTGTTTACAACGCCGATAGTTTCACTTCTGGCACTGAACGCAAACTGGGCGACGTGCTGAAAAAACTACCTGGTGTGGAAGTGAACAAAGAAGGTGAAATCCAGGTAGAAGGTAAAACCGTTCAAAAAGTAATGGTGGAAGGAAAGGACTTTTTTGATGGCGACAGCAAACTTGCAACAAAGAATATTCCCGCCGATGCAGTTGATAAAGTTGAGGTTTTGCGAAATTACAATGAAGTGGGCCAAATGCGCGGTCTTGGAAATGATCAGGATAACATAGCCATCAACATTAAACTCAAGGAAGGAAAAAAGAATTTTTGGTTTGGCGAAGTTACAGGTGGAGCAGGTATTGCTGATGATTATGGTGATGAAAATGGCAGGTATTTAGTCCATCCCAAATTGTTTTATTACAGTCCTAAATACAGTATTAACCTAATTACGGATTTCAATAATATTGGAGAGGTGCCATTTACTTTTATGGATTACTTCAAGTTTACCGGAGGATTTCGAAACATCAATCGAAGTGGGGGCACCAATTTTAATATTAGCAATAGCGACTTGGGATTTGCAATGGCCCAAAACGATCGTGCAAAGGCAATTACCGCGAAGTTTATTGCGGGAAATTTTAGTTACGCTGTTAACAAAAAATGGGATGTAAGCGGATTCACTATTCTTAGTGATAATAAAACTGATATTGTAAACAGCAGTATTCGGCAGTATAATCTTCAAGGAATTACTGAGAAAACCGATTCTGAAAATAATCAGCACAGCCAATTGGGGATGTTGAAATTAAGCAGCAGATATAAGCCAAGTCACAATTTTCAACTTGATTATGATGTTCTGGCTAAAACATCCAACCAACGCCAAGATGATACAACTATTTCCATATCAGCGGGCAATCAAAACGATATTTCAGGCTTAAAGGAAAACAAACCTCTTTCTATTAATCAAAATTTAAACGCTTATTACACCCTAAACGAAAAGAATATTTTCGCAGCTCAACTTCAGCATCTGTATCAAGATGAAGATCCATTTTATCAGGCAGTCCAGGATATAAATCCCTTTATGGGAAACCCTGAAATACCCGATCCTGTTGTTCTTGCCGAACGCTATAATATCAACCAGGACAAAAATGTGAAAAGCAATAAAATTGATGGGAAAATCGATTATTATTATGTGCTTAATAATTTAAGCAACTTAAATTTCACTCTCGGAACTACCTATAGCAATCAAAAATTCAAATCTGGGATATTCCAGATTCTGGACAATGGAGATACTAATCCCTTTGTAAGCGATGATTTTAACAATGATGTTTCCTATACTTTTTCAGATATATTTCTCGGGCTTCATTATAAACTTAAAACAGGGAAATTCATAATCACCCCCGGAATTACACTTCATAATTACAATTTGAAGAATGAACAATTTGGAACTATTTCTTCCCAAAATGATTGGAGAATACTTCCAGATCTCAATGTGATTTTAGAATTGAAAAAGAGTGAAAACCTACGATTCAATTATTCCATTTCTTCAGAATATAGCGACGTGAATAATTATGCACAAGCCTACGTTTTTAATAATTATAACCGGCTCTTCAAAGGAAATAGGGAATTGGAGAATTCGCTTTCGCATAATTATAATCTGTCCTATTTTAGTTTCAATCTATTTAATTACACCAATATACATGGAAGGTTAAACTATAGTAGAAGAATTGATGCCATAAAAAACACAACTGTTTTCTCGGGAATCAATCAGGTTAGCCGCCCCTTAAACTTTGACAGCAATTTTCCGGATGAAACATTTTCAGCTTATGGAAGTTTTAGCAAAAGGGTTAAAAAAATTGAGTTCAAATTGAACGCAAATCTATATTTAAGCAAGGTTCATAATATCATTAATGAGGAAATACGAGAAAGCGAGAGTTTTACCCAAAACTATACGGCGAGCATAGCCAGCAACTTTAGAAAGTTTCCAAATATTGAAGTTGGGTACACCTTCATCAAGAATGATTATGACAACGGAGGGGGAAATCAAACCTTTTTTACCAATAAGCCTTATGCGAAGTTGGATATGCGTTTTTTAAAGAATTTTGACTTTGTGGCGGATTGGGATTATTACAATTACACTAACGAAGAGAAAAGCATTAAAAATACTTATTCCTTCTTAAATGCGAATTTATATTACCAAAATGGAGAAAGTCCTTGGGAATTTTCGGTTCGAGCAACCAATATTCTGAATACAAAATCCTTGAACAACGATAGTTTTAGCGAACAGTTCACAATCGCTTCGCAATATTTTGTAATGCCACGCATTGTGATGTTTGTGATAAAATATGATCTTTAG
- a CDS encoding phosphoadenosine phosphosulfate reductase domain-containing protein, translated as MKVEAKKKDEVLDLGYYNKILREKSAEYIIQWALSFAEKPIITSNFRPYATVLIHAVVQQKPDIPVIWCDTGFNTSSTYEHIWEMEKSLRLNLYKYKPTFSKEFISYYYGIPDVNDRLHALFTELVKMEPFRRALKDHNPDVWFTNVRQGQSEHREKLDILSYTKNGILKVSPFYYATTKDLYQYTQQYNLAIEFDYYDPTKGEADRECGIQLL; from the coding sequence ATGAAAGTAGAGGCAAAAAAGAAAGATGAGGTTCTCGATTTAGGATATTATAACAAGATCCTAAGGGAAAAATCTGCGGAATATATTATCCAATGGGCATTGTCTTTTGCTGAAAAACCCATTATAACCAGTAATTTCAGACCGTATGCTACCGTTCTTATCCATGCCGTCGTGCAGCAGAAACCTGATATTCCGGTAATATGGTGCGATACGGGATTTAATACCTCCTCTACTTATGAGCATATCTGGGAGATGGAAAAATCCTTGCGCTTGAACCTCTACAAATACAAACCCACTTTCTCAAAGGAGTTTATTAGCTATTATTATGGAATTCCGGATGTCAATGACCGGTTGCATGCCTTGTTTACCGAATTGGTAAAGATGGAACCTTTTAGAAGGGCATTAAAAGACCACAACCCTGACGTATGGTTTACCAATGTGAGGCAGGGACAATCCGAGCACCGGGAAAAATTGGACATTTTGAGCTATACAAAAAATGGAATCTTAAAAGTGAGCCCGTTTTATTACGCCACCACAAAAGATTTGTATCAATATACCCAGCAGTACAACCTTGCTATAGAATTCGACTATTACGATCCCACTAAAGGAGAAGCGGATCGGGAATGTGGAATTCAGCTTTTGTAA
- a CDS encoding GNAT family N-acetyltransferase, whose product MNYTFRKATIQDIPQIWQILQDAIARRKDDGSNQWQDGYPNPETIENDITIEAGYILEIDSQIAGYAAILINDEPEYDNLKGKWLTTGDFVVFHRLAVAKEFLGKGMASELFLQIEKFAKDHNINSIKADTNFDNLAMLHLFENLGYHFCGEVYFRGSARKAYEKVL is encoded by the coding sequence ATGAATTATACATTTAGAAAGGCTACAATCCAAGATATTCCCCAAATTTGGCAAATCCTGCAAGATGCTATCGCTCGCCGGAAAGATGATGGCAGCAACCAATGGCAGGACGGTTATCCAAATCCCGAAACCATTGAAAATGATATTACCATTGAAGCTGGATACATTCTGGAAATAGATTCGCAAATTGCAGGTTACGCCGCAATCCTTATCAACGACGAACCGGAATATGATAACCTAAAAGGAAAATGGCTCACTACCGGTGATTTTGTTGTCTTTCATCGCTTGGCGGTTGCTAAAGAATTTTTAGGAAAAGGAATGGCGAGCGAGCTCTTTCTCCAGATAGAAAAATTCGCAAAGGACCATAACATTAACAGTATAAAAGCCGATACGAATTTTGACAATCTAGCAATGCTACATTTGTTTGAAAACCTGGGTTATCATTTTTGTGGCGAGGTATATTTCCGTGGTAGTGCGAGGAAAGCTTACGAGAAAGTACTATAA
- a CDS encoding DUF4230 domain-containing protein has protein sequence MKKFLLGVIVALAIVFVFRFCDNKKSDRETISADTALIQKELKNVGKLVVTEGTYGQVFSFKASKDLLFGLTYANKRALVVVNANATIAYDLSKIQTEIDEATKTVTITKIPEPELSINPNIEYYDVQQDYLNKFDASDYNKIKRRVEKSLREKIQESELRTNAENRLISELSKIYILTNSMGWTLKYNATVVENEDDLQQLKL, from the coding sequence ATGAAAAAATTCCTTTTAGGCGTAATCGTTGCTCTTGCAATTGTTTTTGTTTTCCGCTTTTGCGATAACAAAAAAAGTGATCGAGAGACAATTTCCGCAGATACTGCCTTAATTCAGAAAGAACTTAAAAATGTGGGTAAGCTTGTAGTGACGGAAGGAACTTATGGCCAAGTTTTTAGCTTTAAAGCGAGCAAAGATCTACTTTTCGGACTTACCTATGCAAATAAGCGCGCCCTTGTTGTTGTAAATGCCAATGCAACGATCGCATACGATTTAAGCAAGATACAAACCGAAATTGATGAGGCCACAAAAACGGTGACCATAACAAAAATTCCCGAGCCCGAACTTTCTATAAATCCGAACATTGAATATTACGATGTTCAACAAGATTACCTGAACAAATTTGATGCTTCGGATTACAACAAAATAAAGAGACGTGTAGAAAAATCGCTTCGTGAAAAGATCCAAGAATCCGAACTCCGCACCAATGCCGAAAATCGGCTGATTTCGGAACTTTCAAAGATTTATATTCTAACAAATTCTATGGGTTGGACATTAAAATACAATGCCACTGTTGTTGAAAACGAAGATGATCTTCAACAATTAAAACTCTGA
- a CDS encoding IS4 family transposase has protein sequence MLEKIKATIFSNELKTEFKVSNEHFTRNRKQCFPILLLFMLNFLRKSLSLEIENFTSLLKAGSNSKFTKSAFVQARKKIRPEVFDELSRVLLNEFYTDNVPAIKLWNGFRLLAVDGTRITLPITDELKAIYGETKNQSSTVLVQARCSVIYDVLNKYVLDGILAPVVRGERDLALTHLEHCKSNDLIIYDRGYPSYDFIQQHVKSEFDYLMRVKTSFSGLVMDFEKSRKKSLVVAIYPGKNAKLTDKEYTKNCPIKVRLVRIELGKGNVEILMTSLLDSNLYPTSQFKELYFKRWGVETFYDELKNKLRVEHFSGYSNQSILQDFKAALFVSNVQTLIVSELEDELKDINRGKKYDYKVNTNISYGLLKNRVVTLFLDEKTDGSDIVEELKSLYKSHLVPSRPNRKSERNPGKYRARIKPKITKNQKDGV, from the coding sequence ATCCTTGAAAAGATAAAGGCAACGATTTTTAGCAATGAGCTAAAAACGGAGTTTAAAGTTTCAAACGAACATTTTACTAGAAACAGAAAACAATGTTTTCCAATCCTTCTTTTATTTATGTTGAACTTCCTAAGAAAAAGCCTATCCCTAGAAATAGAGAATTTCACCAGCTTGCTTAAGGCTGGTTCTAATTCGAAATTTACCAAGAGCGCTTTTGTACAGGCCAGAAAGAAGATTAGGCCTGAAGTGTTCGATGAGCTCTCCCGAGTATTGCTGAACGAATTTTATACCGATAATGTTCCAGCGATAAAGTTATGGAACGGGTTTAGGCTATTGGCGGTAGATGGAACTCGAATTACCCTGCCGATCACTGATGAGCTCAAAGCAATTTATGGGGAGACCAAGAACCAATCCAGTACTGTTTTGGTTCAGGCAAGATGTTCCGTTATTTATGACGTACTGAATAAATATGTCCTCGATGGTATTTTGGCCCCCGTAGTACGGGGAGAAAGAGATCTGGCCCTTACCCATCTTGAGCATTGTAAAAGTAATGACTTGATTATCTACGACAGGGGGTATCCGTCTTATGATTTTATACAGCAGCATGTCAAAAGTGAATTTGATTATTTGATGCGGGTAAAGACAAGTTTTAGCGGTTTGGTCATGGATTTTGAAAAGAGCAGAAAGAAGTCACTTGTGGTAGCGATATATCCAGGCAAAAATGCCAAACTCACAGATAAAGAATATACTAAGAACTGTCCTATAAAAGTACGGCTGGTGAGAATTGAGCTGGGCAAGGGGAACGTCGAGATTTTAATGACCTCGTTGTTGGACAGCAATCTGTACCCGACAAGTCAGTTCAAGGAGCTATACTTCAAAAGATGGGGCGTAGAGACTTTTTATGACGAGCTCAAAAACAAATTGAGAGTCGAACACTTTTCCGGCTATTCAAACCAGAGCATTCTACAGGATTTTAAGGCAGCATTATTTGTAAGCAATGTACAGACCTTGATTGTCAGTGAGCTCGAAGATGAGCTTAAGGATATTAATCGGGGTAAGAAATACGATTATAAGGTCAACACAAATATATCTTATGGGCTTTTAAAGAATAGAGTAGTAACGTTATTTCTTGATGAAAAAACAGATGGAAGCGACATTGTAGAAGAACTTAAATCCTTATACAAATCGCATTTGGTCCCTAGTAGGCCCAATCGAAAATCAGAAAGAAACCCTGGGAAATATCGCGCAAGAATAAAGCCAAAAATAACTAAGAATCAGAAAGATGGAGTTTGA
- a CDS encoding rhodanese-like domain-containing protein → MGLLDFLFGNKTKKIQDFKNRGAIILDVRSKGEYDSGAIPGSKNIPLQSLNSKMSTIKKWNKPVICCCASGMRSASAAGILKSQGVEAMNGGGYFSLSKKL, encoded by the coding sequence ATGGGATTATTGGATTTTTTATTCGGAAACAAAACTAAGAAGATACAGGATTTTAAAAATCGTGGTGCGATTATATTAGACGTCAGGAGCAAAGGTGAATATGATAGCGGAGCCATTCCAGGTTCCAAAAATATACCGCTTCAAAGTCTAAACTCTAAAATGTCCACTATCAAAAAATGGAATAAACCGGTAATTTGTTGCTGTGCCAGTGGAATGCGAAGCGCGAGTGCAGCGGGAATCTTAAAAAGTCAAGGAGTGGAAGCTATGAATGGGGGTGGATATTTTAGTTTAAGCAAGAAGCTTTAA